One Verrucomicrobiota bacterium JB022 genomic region harbors:
- a CDS encoding tRNA-dihydrouridine synthase family protein produces the protein MAGFTDPVFRQICKEQGADVMVTEFVMANKFLDPRGEVIAWETVDFSPEQRPMGVQIFGSEPEKMGLAARKIVDRLQPDFIDINYGCPAPRVVDQCAGSSLLTDLPRLQAVAKAVVDQVTRDVPVTAKIRIGWDDASIVAVEASQRLVDVGIEAVAVHGRTKEQGYRGDANWDVIEQVAQAMPVPVVGNGSINTAEDVIRLREKTSVAGLMIGRAALGYPWLFRDIKQTLETGVTPPPPDIEERWNVLLRYCREMLDRPRRGEAWDHLGWMRPRLKAFTKVIPGSRQLRQQLEKVERYEDVAAIADEHLRTYTAGNPADA, from the coding sequence ATGGCGGGCTTTACCGACCCCGTCTTCCGCCAGATCTGCAAGGAGCAAGGGGCCGACGTCATGGTGACGGAGTTCGTCATGGCCAACAAGTTCCTTGACCCGCGCGGCGAAGTCATCGCGTGGGAGACGGTGGATTTTTCGCCCGAGCAGCGCCCCATGGGTGTCCAGATCTTCGGCAGCGAGCCGGAGAAAATGGGACTCGCCGCCCGCAAGATCGTCGATCGCCTCCAGCCCGACTTTATCGACATCAACTACGGTTGCCCCGCCCCTCGCGTGGTCGACCAGTGCGCCGGTTCTTCCCTGTTGACCGATTTACCGCGCCTGCAGGCGGTCGCCAAGGCTGTCGTCGATCAGGTGACCCGCGACGTGCCGGTAACGGCCAAGATCCGCATCGGCTGGGATGACGCATCCATCGTGGCGGTCGAGGCCTCGCAACGTCTGGTGGACGTGGGGATCGAAGCCGTGGCGGTGCACGGTCGCACCAAGGAGCAGGGCTACCGTGGCGATGCGAATTGGGATGTGATCGAGCAGGTGGCGCAGGCCATGCCGGTGCCCGTGGTGGGCAACGGCAGCATCAACACCGCCGAAGACGTCATCCGCCTGCGCGAGAAAACCAGCGTGGCGGGCCTCATGATCGGGCGGGCTGCCTTGGGCTACCCCTGGCTGTTTCGCGACATCAAGCAGACGCTGGAGACGGGCGTCACGCCTCCGCCGCCCGACATCGAAGAGCGTTGGAACGTGCTGCTGCGCTACTGCCGCGAGATGCTCGACCGCCCGCGCCGGGGCGAAGCCTGGGACCACCTTGGCTGGATGCGCCCCCGCCTCAAAGCCTTCACCAAGGTTATTCCAGGTAGCCGCCAACTGCGTCAACAGTTGGAGAAGGTGGAACGTTATGAGGATGTTGCCGCCATCGCCGACGAGCATTTGAGGACCTATACTGCGGGTAATCCGGCGGATGCGTAG
- a CDS encoding DUF58 domain-containing protein — MPRPSPHDILRRVRAVEIRSRRLVDDALVGAYHSSFKGSGMEFAEVREYLPGDDVRNIDWNVTAKQDRPFIKVYEEERELTLLLAVDLSASLDFGSGHQTKRELAAELAATLALSAARNNDKVGLVLFTDRIEVFLPPRKGRQHMLRVVREILFYEPKGQKTDLVGALRQLNNLHRRKAICFLFSDFLTPETTSWTRPNASGSNEQGLRRALSTTARRHDLVAVELHDPREGQLPNVGIITLEDAETGEQVEVNTNRRDVQALYAQVNHRRRDTLARMIRKAGADHLPLTTDQAFITALRAFFAQRTHRR; from the coding sequence ATGCCACGTCCCAGCCCTCACGACATTCTCAGGCGCGTTCGGGCGGTGGAGATCCGCAGTCGCCGTCTGGTAGACGATGCCCTCGTCGGAGCCTACCACAGCTCCTTCAAAGGTTCCGGTATGGAGTTCGCCGAAGTGCGCGAATACCTGCCGGGCGACGATGTGCGCAATATCGACTGGAACGTCACCGCCAAGCAGGACCGCCCCTTCATCAAGGTCTACGAAGAAGAGCGCGAGCTGACTTTGCTGCTGGCGGTCGACCTCAGCGCGTCGCTCGATTTCGGCTCCGGGCACCAGACCAAGCGCGAACTGGCCGCCGAACTGGCCGCGACGCTCGCCCTTTCCGCCGCCCGCAACAACGACAAGGTAGGCCTCGTGCTCTTTACGGACCGCATCGAGGTGTTCCTGCCGCCGCGCAAAGGCCGCCAGCACATGCTCCGCGTCGTGCGCGAGATCCTCTTTTACGAGCCCAAGGGCCAGAAGACAGACCTCGTGGGCGCACTCCGCCAGCTCAACAACCTGCACCGGCGCAAGGCCATCTGCTTCCTTTTCAGCGACTTCCTGACGCCGGAAACGACAAGCTGGACGCGCCCCAATGCCAGTGGTAGCAACGAGCAGGGCCTGCGTCGCGCCCTCAGCACCACCGCCCGGCGTCACGACCTCGTGGCGGTAGAGCTGCACGACCCGCGCGAAGGCCAGCTGCCCAACGTGGGCATCATCACCCTCGAAGACGCCGAGACCGGCGAACAGGTGGAGGTGAACACCAACCGGCGCGACGTCCAGGCGCTCTACGCCCAGGTAAACCACCGCCGGCGCGACACCCTCGCCCGCATGATCCGCAAGGCCGGGGCCGATCACCTGCCGTTGACGACCGACCAGGCCTTCATCACCGCCTTGCGCGCCTTTTTTGCCCAACGCACCCACCGCCGCTAA
- a CDS encoding adenylate/guanylate cyclase domain-containing protein, which yields MIDLRKSLRKHGHVLWLPLVPVLWMVLSSRGSLVDLKHLAMDTRYYVRGPLEAKEKVVYVNRDGRAAAVFGSSDFFPRYVYADCTRAVLELGGAKAVFLDFVLSVFSGGVAFDNRFLNEADQAMAGVVVDHPDRIVMAASYAGAQADLIQSDMYLPRMANGPHSPDNPTGYDPVANPIPELPQFPFWVPDLQSPDGYPPPQGRVGLINTEVELDQGPVPRYVPTFVELENDRLSKHYLLGFMYWLRKTTDAAEVGDDFYQTIQSLDIHPSETGDRLVIRDADGLDFGSAPLTSTHVFYTVAIELFRATHPGTEIEIGADELLLYVPDGESRRLAVSVPLVESQAMEINWFSGWLEEDVQRGRRPALEDRYNPQVSMADVYGLYHVWQNPSAANLRQSRLEMFARWSLWSDPEGADDTTSYASDEAVRQGIEHWFRRHFQGTAVLMGPTDVLLQDLAPTPFDPGEVPKVSVHGNAYKTIVSGRFIHRLPAWADWIFTFALTGCVTALTMVGGSKTRLNKIAAMVLLVGYVVGSLELFRYFDLVVPLVAPLGAALSTSMLGAVVQLIREEQHKSRIQGMFGSYVSPKVVQRLVDADEPPQLGGQALEITAFFSDIQSFSSFSEVLTPDELVVLMNEYLNAMTEIMEAEEGTLDKYIGDAIVAMFGAPVRTDRHAYQACRTAVLIQQRQAELRDYWKGLGDRWPSLVHHMQTRIGLNTGPAVVGNMGSRKRFNYTMMGDTVNLAARNESGAKAYGVHIMVSEDTRDQALRQGDDLVFRYLDRIVVKGRSRPVGVYELVGFRDSLSANAFRCLELYQQAVEHYLRQEWSRAQELFLAAAACEPFQPDAERRIDTNPSLVMAARCDYWRHHPPPADWDGRWIMKSK from the coding sequence GTGATCGACCTGCGCAAGAGCCTTCGCAAGCACGGGCATGTCCTCTGGCTGCCCCTGGTGCCTGTGCTCTGGATGGTCCTTAGCTCGCGAGGCTCCCTCGTCGATCTCAAACACCTCGCGATGGACACGCGCTATTACGTGCGTGGGCCGCTGGAGGCAAAAGAGAAGGTGGTCTACGTCAATCGCGACGGCCGGGCGGCGGCAGTATTCGGCTCCAGCGACTTCTTCCCCCGCTACGTTTATGCCGACTGTACCCGGGCGGTGCTTGAGCTGGGAGGTGCCAAGGCCGTTTTTCTCGACTTTGTGCTCTCGGTTTTCAGCGGTGGGGTCGCCTTCGACAACCGCTTTCTGAACGAGGCCGACCAGGCCATGGCGGGCGTCGTGGTCGACCACCCCGACCGCATCGTGATGGCCGCCAGCTATGCCGGCGCACAGGCCGACCTGATCCAGAGCGACATGTACTTGCCCCGGATGGCAAACGGCCCCCACAGCCCCGACAACCCAACCGGCTACGATCCCGTGGCCAACCCGATCCCCGAGCTGCCGCAGTTCCCCTTTTGGGTGCCCGACCTGCAATCGCCCGACGGCTATCCGCCGCCGCAGGGCAGAGTGGGGCTGATCAACACCGAGGTGGAGCTGGACCAAGGGCCGGTACCCCGCTACGTGCCGACCTTTGTCGAGCTGGAGAACGACCGCCTTTCCAAGCACTACCTGCTCGGCTTCATGTATTGGCTGCGCAAGACGACCGATGCGGCAGAGGTGGGCGACGACTTTTACCAGACGATCCAGAGCCTCGACATCCACCCCTCCGAAACGGGCGACCGCCTCGTGATCCGTGATGCCGATGGCCTCGACTTTGGCTCCGCGCCGCTCACCTCCACCCACGTTTTCTATACCGTGGCAATCGAGCTCTTTCGCGCGACCCACCCGGGCACGGAAATCGAGATTGGGGCCGATGAGCTGCTCCTCTATGTGCCCGACGGGGAATCCCGCCGCCTGGCCGTAAGCGTCCCGCTGGTCGAAAGCCAGGCAATGGAGATCAACTGGTTTTCCGGCTGGCTGGAGGAAGACGTGCAGCGCGGTCGACGTCCTGCGCTGGAAGACCGTTACAACCCACAGGTCAGCATGGCCGACGTCTACGGGCTCTATCATGTCTGGCAAAACCCGAGCGCGGCCAATCTCCGCCAGAGCCGGTTGGAGATGTTTGCGCGCTGGAGCCTATGGAGCGATCCGGAAGGTGCCGACGATACGACCTCTTACGCATCCGATGAAGCCGTAAGGCAGGGTATCGAGCACTGGTTCCGGCGGCATTTCCAGGGCACGGCGGTGCTGATGGGGCCGACCGACGTGCTGTTGCAAGACCTTGCGCCCACCCCCTTCGACCCAGGCGAGGTGCCGAAAGTCTCCGTGCACGGCAACGCCTACAAGACGATCGTAAGTGGCCGCTTCATCCATCGCCTTCCCGCCTGGGCCGACTGGATCTTCACCTTTGCCCTCACCGGCTGCGTCACCGCGCTGACGATGGTGGGCGGCTCCAAGACGCGGCTCAACAAGATCGCCGCCATGGTCTTGCTGGTCGGTTACGTGGTGGGCAGCCTCGAGCTCTTCCGTTACTTCGATCTGGTGGTGCCGCTCGTCGCGCCGCTGGGGGCTGCGCTCAGCACCAGTATGCTTGGGGCCGTCGTGCAGTTGATTCGCGAGGAGCAGCACAAAAGCCGCATCCAAGGCATGTTTGGCTCCTATGTGTCGCCCAAGGTCGTGCAGCGCCTCGTCGACGCCGATGAGCCGCCACAGCTCGGGGGGCAGGCGCTCGAGATCACCGCTTTTTTCAGCGACATCCAGAGCTTCTCGTCGTTCTCGGAGGTGCTGACGCCAGACGAGCTGGTGGTGCTGATGAACGAATACCTCAACGCCATGACCGAGATCATGGAGGCCGAGGAAGGGACGCTCGACAAATACATCGGCGACGCGATTGTGGCCATGTTTGGTGCGCCGGTGCGGACCGATCGCCACGCCTACCAGGCTTGCCGTACGGCGGTGCTCATCCAGCAGCGGCAGGCCGAACTGCGCGACTACTGGAAAGGACTCGGCGACCGCTGGCCCTCGCTCGTCCACCACATGCAGACGCGGATCGGTCTCAACACCGGGCCCGCAGTCGTGGGCAACATGGGCTCCCGCAAACGCTTCAACTACACCATGATGGGCGATACGGTCAACCTGGCCGCCCGCAACGAAAGCGGGGCCAAGGCCTACGGTGTCCACATCATGGTGAGCGAAGACACGCGCGATCAGGCTCTGCGCCAAGGCGATGATCTCGTTTTTCGCTACCTCGACCGTATTGTGGTCAAAGGCCGCAGCCGACCCGTGGGGGTCTATGAGCTGGTCGGCTTTCGCGACAGCCTCTCCGCCAACGCGTTTCGCTGCCTGGAGCTGTACCAGCAGGCGGTCGAGCACTACCTGCGGCAAGAGTGGAGCCGCGCGCAGGAGCTGTTCCTCGCCGCTGCCGCTTGCGAGCCCTTCCAGCCCGATGCGGAAAGGCGGATCGACACTAACCCGAGCCTCGTGATGGCTGCCCGCTGCGATTATTGGAGGCACCACCCTCCGCCCGCCGACTGGGATGGTCGCTGGATCATGAAATCGAAGTAG
- a CDS encoding HDOD domain-containing protein, with protein sequence MAKLYRLRTLSPAQYQAIITFLESQERLRMQLRVIFPAFFDEEEPEDLALYLQTEEGLDVFKQAVALAALVLLLTETDFGPYRITRQEFAENSLAVAIWAQQLSIMGEASTVDGFLSGLYYRIGIVPIARILSRINTGNVLAEGASFQDQSQWERNQVGKDFPSIGYDLLELWQIPEAVRSPVRGQLRPALCGQYKAAALRLNVARILSRSFFSPSITSPLADVPPASLASLGLTVPNIILHMQAALDRFHRLRAPMLELVEKRSGAEVS encoded by the coding sequence TTGGCCAAGTTGTACCGCCTGCGTACCCTCAGCCCGGCACAATATCAGGCTATCATCACGTTTCTGGAGAGCCAGGAGCGGCTGCGTATGCAGTTGCGGGTCATTTTTCCTGCGTTTTTCGACGAAGAAGAGCCGGAAGACCTCGCTCTCTACCTCCAGACCGAGGAAGGGCTCGACGTCTTCAAGCAGGCTGTCGCTCTCGCCGCGCTGGTGCTGCTGTTGACTGAGACCGACTTCGGCCCCTATCGGATCACCCGCCAGGAGTTCGCCGAAAACAGCCTCGCGGTGGCTATCTGGGCTCAGCAGCTCTCGATCATGGGCGAAGCTTCGACGGTCGACGGCTTCCTTTCCGGGCTCTACTACCGCATCGGCATCGTGCCTATTGCCCGCATCCTGTCGCGCATCAACACCGGCAACGTGTTGGCCGAGGGCGCAAGCTTTCAGGATCAGAGCCAGTGGGAGCGCAACCAGGTGGGCAAGGACTTCCCATCGATCGGCTACGACCTGCTGGAGCTGTGGCAGATCCCCGAGGCGGTCCGTAGCCCCGTGCGTGGCCAACTGCGCCCGGCTCTCTGCGGCCAGTACAAGGCGGCTGCCCTCCGGCTCAACGTCGCCCGCATTCTCAGCCGCTCGTTCTTCAGCCCCTCGATCACCTCGCCGTTGGCAGATGTGCCGCCCGCCAGCCTGGCTTCGCTTGGCCTTACGGTACCCAACATCATCCTGCACATGCAGGCGGCGCTCGACCGTTTCCACCGCCTGCGCGCACCCATGCTGGAGTTGGTCGAAAAACGCAGCGGGGCGGAAGTCAGTTGA
- a CDS encoding FecR domain-containing protein: MCVGVAAQTPITRILLGGVSGEVTVFKADGSQAAGRSGMLLQGSDRVRTGTTATGVLLFSNGIRVQLQPDSELVIEQFTRSSAAPPPASTSQEEGRSETRLRLNYGQVVGQVDKLREDSSFEVVTPVGIAGIRGTQFVVTLTRNGDGTFTASLGVKEGLVEFRLAGAGAAAAATLVGANQQVQVSGEVGANGEVRILNFSGLQGLTPEALQRIEAGVAVIVQQIRGAQGTRTNPTAPPPPPEPQVYTERGSGSISRPSSANQ, encoded by the coding sequence ATGTGTGTGGGAGTGGCGGCACAGACGCCCATTACGCGCATCCTGCTGGGCGGGGTTTCCGGGGAAGTGACCGTCTTCAAGGCCGACGGCTCCCAGGCGGCGGGGCGTAGCGGGATGCTCCTGCAAGGCAGCGACCGCGTGCGCACCGGCACCACCGCCACAGGGGTGCTGCTCTTTTCCAACGGCATCCGCGTGCAGCTCCAGCCCGATTCGGAGCTGGTGATCGAGCAATTTACGCGCAGCAGCGCCGCTCCTCCGCCCGCCAGCACCAGCCAGGAAGAAGGCCGGTCCGAGACGCGCCTGCGCCTCAATTACGGCCAGGTGGTAGGGCAGGTCGACAAGTTGCGCGAAGACTCGTCCTTTGAAGTCGTAACGCCGGTGGGCATCGCGGGCATCCGTGGCACCCAATTCGTCGTCACCCTCACGCGCAATGGTGACGGCACCTTTACCGCATCGCTTGGCGTAAAGGAAGGGCTGGTGGAGTTTCGTCTGGCCGGGGCCGGTGCGGCTGCTGCGGCTACCCTCGTGGGGGCCAACCAGCAAGTGCAGGTCTCGGGCGAAGTCGGCGCCAACGGCGAGGTACGCATCCTCAACTTTTCGGGCCTGCAAGGCCTGACGCCGGAAGCGCTGCAACGAATCGAGGCAGGCGTGGCCGTGATCGTGCAGCAAATCCGTGGGGCCCAGGGCACGCGCACCAACCCCACGGCACCACCTCCACCCCCCGAGCCGCAAGTCTACACCGAGCGCGGCAGCGGCAGCATCAGCCGCCCATCGAGCGCTAACCAGTGA
- a CDS encoding DUF4381 family protein: MPVLLAQLHDIQPPVRFASVPWLLLSLLIVLLLAVLALSLFWSRRRRTQKTTEEIRLAPIQMAREALKTLATEKDLTDRAFAYELTGIVRRYAEAAFRLPVTERTTEEMLDALQANPPFSPELAQRLGHLLQSTVLVRYAAQPFSEQQRQELLQEGANWVERAEQERQPAPAPAQPSSAA, encoded by the coding sequence ATGCCCGTGCTGCTCGCCCAACTGCATGATATCCAGCCACCCGTCCGCTTCGCCAGCGTGCCGTGGCTGCTGCTTTCGTTGCTGATCGTGCTGCTGCTGGCCGTGCTGGCGCTCTCGCTTTTCTGGAGCCGCCGCCGCCGCACGCAAAAGACGACTGAGGAAATCCGGCTGGCCCCCATCCAGATGGCGCGCGAGGCCCTCAAGACGCTCGCGACCGAAAAGGACCTGACCGACCGTGCCTTCGCCTACGAGCTGACAGGCATTGTGCGCCGCTACGCCGAAGCCGCGTTTCGCCTGCCCGTGACGGAGCGCACGACGGAAGAGATGCTGGACGCGCTGCAGGCCAATCCTCCGTTTTCGCCCGAGCTGGCCCAGCGCCTGGGGCACCTGCTGCAGAGCACCGTGCTGGTGCGCTACGCCGCGCAGCCCTTCAGCGAGCAACAGCGTCAGGAATTGCTGCAAGAGGGTGCCAACTGGGTTGAACGCGCCGAGCAGGAGCGCCAGCCCGCCCCCGCCCCTGCCCAACCGTCTTCTGCCGCCTAG
- a CDS encoding O-antigen ligase family protein, producing MLSPQRLLKNFFQYIGHHPDRIVDWLMVFGIAWLLVQTLVGLGGYLPYGATLVEPLEILWLLAGGHAVWLVLHRGKTVFRPWALLPLPLILWGAFEVHFVSSAPWWGGLAWVNWLAAWLLFWIVAHQLRTRLQLLWLFVLCVLIGALAAGVGLYQDYFAPQWFPIEGRERAAQYAGRAAGFFGIPNNLAAFLVLIWPATIVIASMRRFPGPLRLFCLALTVGMLAAIVSTGSRGGMIGLLTCAAVLPWMLMPKFKQRVYLFCWFLLGGIFLLTTVYLLSLQFRARIMLAVDEQGETTRPVMWEAALNMLGDNPVAGQGLGGFEGEWELFRPEGPVSDPHYAHSDYLQLGAETGVVGLVLGAGVGLATLVWLFLRWRKLPYVQMAPGQDLRVLESVGLAKPARSKAKKEDEEGKSSRRRRVKRKRKQPWADRFNKPMVYFTSFVVMALPVAGFVWLQGLNPAYLLVVPIVQILGVLVLMILKDEGAVQRTTSGKLIGMATFVGLLGVCVHAVIDFPFQIPVILWLAAVFLALGLRATAKDDDERHLPRPVLYGFVVLVFGGATLMYAYGAPRLQAQYRYYLAMESLQYAERNPDLVLRDPAVAGEPFWGFHRARQLNPGHGAAWIGQGRARIIQNQADLSGRDAYYGESALPLLKQGHELYPDAWEGYLYQGLALWMMQRPDREIVPLLEAAVEHAPQRPQPYVTLADYLWSSGAPEERVKALLEQAYALDPYYQPTLDLRLRIGLD from the coding sequence ATGCTAAGTCCCCAGCGTCTCCTCAAGAATTTCTTTCAATATATCGGTCATCACCCCGACCGGATCGTCGACTGGCTGATGGTTTTCGGGATCGCCTGGCTGCTGGTGCAGACGCTGGTCGGCCTGGGCGGCTACCTCCCCTATGGGGCGACGCTGGTCGAGCCGCTGGAGATTCTCTGGCTCCTGGCGGGCGGGCATGCCGTGTGGTTGGTGCTGCACCGGGGCAAGACGGTGTTTCGCCCCTGGGCCCTGTTGCCGCTGCCGCTGATCCTCTGGGGTGCCTTCGAGGTGCATTTTGTTAGTTCGGCCCCTTGGTGGGGTGGGCTGGCATGGGTCAACTGGCTGGCGGCGTGGCTGCTTTTCTGGATTGTGGCTCACCAGCTCCGGACCCGTCTGCAGCTGCTCTGGCTTTTCGTGCTGTGCGTCCTCATCGGCGCGTTGGCTGCCGGGGTGGGGCTGTACCAGGACTATTTTGCGCCCCAATGGTTCCCGATCGAAGGACGTGAGCGGGCGGCGCAGTATGCCGGGCGCGCGGCTGGCTTCTTCGGCATCCCCAACAACCTCGCGGCCTTCCTCGTCCTGATCTGGCCTGCCACGATCGTGATCGCCTCGATGCGCCGCTTCCCCGGGCCGCTGCGGCTCTTTTGCCTCGCGCTGACGGTGGGGATGCTGGCCGCGATCGTCTCGACCGGCAGCCGCGGGGGCATGATCGGCCTGCTGACGTGCGCTGCCGTGCTGCCCTGGATGCTGATGCCCAAGTTCAAGCAGCGCGTCTACCTCTTTTGCTGGTTCCTCCTTGGCGGGATCTTCCTGCTCACCACCGTCTACCTGCTCAGCCTGCAGTTCCGCGCCCGCATTATGCTGGCGGTGGACGAGCAGGGCGAGACGACCCGCCCGGTGATGTGGGAGGCCGCGCTCAACATGCTGGGAGACAACCCTGTCGCGGGGCAAGGCCTCGGTGGCTTCGAGGGCGAGTGGGAGCTTTTCCGCCCGGAAGGCCCCGTTAGCGATCCCCATTACGCGCACAGCGATTACCTCCAACTGGGGGCCGAGACGGGCGTAGTGGGCCTCGTGCTGGGGGCTGGTGTCGGCCTCGCGACGCTTGTCTGGCTTTTCCTGCGCTGGCGCAAGCTGCCCTACGTGCAGATGGCACCGGGGCAAGACCTTCGCGTGCTGGAGTCGGTCGGGCTGGCCAAGCCGGCGCGCTCGAAGGCGAAGAAGGAGGACGAAGAGGGCAAATCCAGTCGTCGTCGCCGGGTGAAGCGCAAGCGCAAGCAGCCTTGGGCCGACCGCTTCAACAAGCCGATGGTCTACTTTACCTCCTTTGTCGTCATGGCGCTGCCGGTGGCAGGGTTCGTGTGGCTACAAGGGCTCAATCCCGCTTATCTGCTGGTCGTGCCCATCGTGCAGATCCTGGGTGTGCTCGTGCTGATGATCCTGAAGGACGAGGGTGCGGTCCAGCGGACGACCAGCGGCAAGCTGATCGGCATGGCGACCTTTGTTGGTCTGCTGGGCGTCTGTGTGCATGCGGTCATCGATTTCCCGTTTCAAATCCCCGTGATCCTGTGGCTGGCGGCTGTGTTCCTCGCGTTGGGCCTCCGGGCTACGGCCAAAGACGATGACGAGCGCCACCTGCCGCGTCCGGTGCTGTATGGCTTTGTCGTGCTGGTCTTTGGCGGCGCTACTCTGATGTATGCCTACGGGGCACCCCGCCTGCAGGCTCAGTATCGTTATTACCTGGCGATGGAAAGCCTGCAATACGCCGAGCGCAACCCCGACCTCGTGTTGCGCGATCCCGCCGTGGCGGGCGAACCCTTCTGGGGCTTCCACCGCGCGCGCCAGCTCAACCCCGGCCACGGCGCCGCCTGGATCGGCCAAGGGCGGGCTCGCATCATCCAGAATCAGGCCGATCTTTCCGGCCGCGACGCCTACTACGGCGAGTCGGCGCTGCCGTTGCTCAAGCAGGGACACGAGCTTTACCCCGACGCCTGGGAAGGCTACCTCTACCAAGGCCTTGCGCTGTGGATGATGCAGCGGCCAGACCGCGAGATCGTGCCCCTGCTGGAGGCGGCCGTCGAGCACGCCCCGCAGCGGCCACAGCCTTACGTGACGCTGGCCGACTACCTGTGGAGCTCCGGAGCCCCCGAAGAGCGCGTGAAGGCGCTGCTGGAGCAAGCCTATGCGCTTGACCCCTACTACCAGCCTACCTTAGATTTGCGTCTACGTATCGGCCTGGACTAA
- a CDS encoding MoxR family ATPase, whose product MAESFSLEVIEQRVQEASRWIQRLRDEIGRVVIGQRYLVDRLLIGLLADGHVLLEGVPGLAKTLSVRTLATTLQASFARLQFTPDLLPADILGTLIYNPKTGEFSTKRGPIFAQIVLADEINRAPAKVQSALLEAMQERQVTIGDTTYPLPVPFLVLATENPIDQEGTYPLPEAQVDRFMLKLNVGYPTREEERTILDAQARTGAKPTASPVVTPEEILAARAVVNDLYLDDKLKDYIVDLIFASRYPKEAGLADLEDFIQFGASPRATIALTLASKAHAFLQGRGYVTPQDIKAIGPDVLRHRLIVSYEAEAEGLSSDDLVKKIFDAVPVP is encoded by the coding sequence ATGGCTGAATCTTTTTCTCTGGAAGTAATTGAGCAACGCGTGCAGGAAGCGAGCCGCTGGATCCAGCGCCTGCGCGACGAAATCGGGCGGGTCGTCATCGGCCAACGCTATCTGGTAGATCGCCTGCTGATCGGCCTTCTGGCCGATGGGCACGTTTTGCTGGAAGGTGTGCCCGGTCTCGCCAAGACGTTGTCCGTCCGCACGCTCGCCACCACCCTGCAGGCTTCGTTTGCCCGTCTGCAATTTACACCCGACCTGCTGCCGGCGGATATCCTCGGCACGCTGATCTACAACCCGAAGACCGGAGAGTTTTCGACCAAGCGCGGCCCGATCTTTGCCCAGATCGTGCTGGCCGACGAAATCAACCGCGCCCCCGCGAAGGTCCAGAGCGCTTTGCTCGAAGCCATGCAGGAGCGCCAGGTGACGATTGGCGACACGACCTACCCGCTGCCGGTACCGTTCCTCGTGCTGGCGACGGAAAACCCGATCGACCAGGAGGGCACCTACCCGCTGCCCGAGGCCCAGGTCGACCGCTTCATGCTGAAGCTGAACGTGGGCTACCCCACCCGCGAGGAAGAGCGCACCATCCTCGATGCGCAGGCCCGCACGGGTGCCAAGCCCACGGCTTCGCCGGTTGTGACGCCGGAGGAGATCCTTGCCGCCCGCGCGGTGGTCAACGACCTCTACCTCGACGACAAGCTGAAGGACTACATCGTCGACCTCATTTTCGCCTCCCGCTACCCGAAGGAAGCTGGACTGGCCGATCTCGAAGACTTCATCCAGTTTGGCGCCAGCCCGCGTGCCACCATCGCCCTGACGCTCGCGTCCAAGGCTCATGCGTTTCTGCAAGGCCGCGGCTACGTGACCCCGCAGGACATCAAGGCAATCGGGCCCGACGTGCTCCGCCACCGCCTGATCGTCTCTTACGAGGCCGAAGCCGAGGGGCTGAGCAGCGACGACCTGGTGAAAAAGATCTTCGACGCCGTCCCCGTCCCCTAA